The Panthera tigris isolate Pti1 chromosome A1, P.tigris_Pti1_mat1.1, whole genome shotgun sequence region CCCTGAAAACTCCTGTGTATGCATCTTACCTGATGAATATAGTTACTtaatcagaaggaaaaacaatcttGAGATACACGTAAATCTTCCCGAATCTGGTCCTGAGGAATTTGTTCTTGTGGTTTTCCCCAAGCAGTATCACCACAGGAAAACTGTgtcatatattcatttaattcagTAACTCATTAAATGTTCTCTTCCTGTGAAGATAGGGACTCTGTCCTCAGCTGAATCCTCAGCACCTGTAACACTGACACCTTGTAGgtgtgaaatttttctttttttgaaaaataaatcacaggggaccaagagaaaagaagttcACATACagctttgttttaatatttattggtaGAAATAGATCTTCAATGCATACTTCGTGTTCATATAAATTCCACATTCTcttaagggttttttgttttgtattatttggagTTTTTGGCCTCCAAGTAAACTTAACACATTATCTATGCATTTGATTCttcatagacatttttttttttttagattttaaaagtaaatttgagAAACCATGCATATCTGTATACCTTACTTAATATAATCCAAAGAATTGTTTGCACATTCAAACAAGTCACAAAAAGGCCGAACTCAAGTTAAATAATCTATATGTACTAAAATGTCCATGTTCCATTTCTGAGTAAAGAAATACTTGTTCAGTATTACATATTGCTTGCTGTCTAGTAAGATTGTCAGAGACGCTTCAgtaaattatctctatttttaaatatctacttcCTCCCAGAGATGATCCTGTAAATGTTACACATTGTGCCATATGCAGTAATAGCCCAAAAGCTTAAATAAGAACCAAACTGGTAGTTTTTAGACGGAATATTTTACccttaaaattatatatctatatatacatatatggtatGCTGCatattaaatttaacatttcaaGTAACTTAAATATATAGAGCAAACATTCAGCCAAACACTCTCTCATGAAAAGATATTGTCCTTACAATAAAAAGTTAACGAAAGGCTTATTTAGACACCACTGTCTGGACATGGCACTAAGCCTATGGAAGTTGAAAGTCCACATAAAGTCTGCTGTGCtattaagaaaaggaagattGATTGTTAACCTACTGAATTGTGCAGATACAAAAGTGCTTAGCATGACGAAATTaccaaaataagaacattttaaagattatttggTTCTAGCAATATTGACTATTCTGTACTTGTCGATAATTTAACATTTGCCATTTtaagtttcatataaattttctttttaacaagttaaaaaagcacacaaaaaatagTGCAAACTATAATAATCTGTTCTTTTTCATCCTGGTTAGCTCATCACAAAGGATTCAACAAAAGGGTGCTTAAATACTCAGCTCTACTAAAATGTACTATTTGAACAGACCCAACGCTTCACCCATTGTTTGCTATGCTGGACCCTAGAACAGGCTGCCGACAGATGGGGCAAGTGCAATTCTCTGAGAGCCAGCGGTCAATACAATGAATGTGAAATTCGTGCATGCAAGGTAATTGCCTGAGCTTGTTTCCAGTCACATAGTCACTGATGCAAACACTACAGATTTTGCCTAGGTCACTATCGATACTGCTATGCTCATAGTTCCGGGTGGAAAGATTGTCAATCTGCTCTTTGGTTAAACCACGTATGTGATCCTCGTCATCACCTTCATTTAGTAAAAAGAAGTGAGCAAGGCGAAGGATAGGTAGTGTTCCAGTTTCAACTAAGTTATTTGAATTTCGCGACTGCCGGCCACCTCTGCTATCACTGTTTCGGGCGGGAGGCCAGGGAGTCTCGTTTTCACCACGCATTTCAGAGCTGTCTTCTCGGGCCCGCCTGTTTTGAGAGGAACCTTCACTGTGCTGGCTGATGTCATTAACTGCACCTACGGTGCTCGGATCTGAGTGCCTCTCTGGTAAATGCTGACCATGTCTCGGAACCTCTGACTCAGATTCGGCCTCCATTAAAGAACTCAATTCTCCAAATCCAGTCATGATCTGCCTTAAAATGGACCGAAGAGCCACTGATGACGGTTCCACAAGCTCATTCTCAGAAATCCTCCGCAGAGGAACTGTGATAGTGCTAACATAGGTTTGAACACCTGACCGCTCTAAACGAGAAATAGTTCGGCGAAAGCCCCCACTATTGCTTTCGATAGTGACTGTATTTTCCGCTAGCCCTACCCTAGATCGAGTTCTACTTGCAATACTATCCCGATCTCTGTTTTCTCCAGGACGAATCCTTCTCACTTGGAGGTCCAGTGTGATTGTTGGATGTCGTCGTGTAGCAGTTGAAGATCTGCTagattcttctccttcctctactGTTATTCTTGACACAAGTCTTGAGTTAGAGAATGGAGCATAGGCAGTACCTCTACGTTCCCTATCCTGCTCTAAAAAGACACGCGTTATACCTCTCCTCCTAACAGACCTTCTGACGTTTTGCTGTAAAGGTCTACTTTCTCTCTGTGAGTTACGATAAACAGTGCCACTTTGTCTCTGAATTGGTGAGCGGCTTCGACTACTGAAAGCAGACCGTAATCTTATTGGCTCTAATCTTTGGTTTGTATTCCTCACTGTAACATTAGTTCTAGCCCCATTTTCCCAAACATGTGCTGCTCCAAAccgctgcccctccctctgcctgagTTCACTACCACCCAACTGGTTTGCGTGACTACCGAAATCAGCACGCGGAGCTCTCGTTCTAGGAATGCCAACTGCTCCCCCAATGCCATTTCTTAATCTTCCCAATGTTGAGAAAGATCCTTCTGCTGAGTTCTGCCCCCTTGAACCGAGCCTAGTCCTTGGGATGTTGGAGCTACTACCACTGTGATTCATGGAGGTTTGGCTTCGCGTTCGCCTAGCCACAGGACTGGCTGACCTCTGTTGCCTATTTGTAGTACGATCCCTGCTAAAATCTGAAAGTGGAATGCCTGTCTGATCTTCGCCATGAATTTCAATTTCTCTATTCTCATGATTTATATGGATTTCCAGACTAAACCGAAACTCTCCACTGTTTGGGTTTGTTCGACTCACAGCTCTCCAAGTTTGGTTCCCATTTTGTCCACTTCGGGTTGCGTTTCCCGTGCGTCGAAACGTGTTCAACCATTCTAGCAGAGAATCTTCGTTTGAACTTTCTCTAGGGACTTCTGAGTCtggaaagcaaagcaaatcaaCTTAAGATCAATTCCTAAAATCTATCTTTAGACTTTTATTAAAGCTTACGagataaattttttattaaattcaataatatttaaGAACATCTATGCATTTTAGTGaatgaaaatggcaaaaagttggaatttctaaaagaaaagtaTATACTATATGCATAGTATAATACATTCTGAtgtattataaaactataaatactGTTTATGCAAAGCTCTGAAGAAATCCTCATTCTTACTTTCTCTATCCCCATTACTGGCAAAATATTAAGGCAAATGaggaggcgcctggatggctcggtcagttaagtgcttgactcttgatttcagcttaggtcatgatctcaccatttgtgagttcaagccctgtgtcaggctctgtgctgacagcacagagcctgcttgggattctctgtctccctctttcttggcCCTTCCACCTGCCTGCATACTCAAtctctcccaaagataaataaatattttaaaaaactaaagcagGTGAGAAATACAGCCAATACTAAAACAGTACATTTAAATTGCTTTAGCCATATGgtaaaatcagtaaaatatagTGGCAAAACTTATATGTACTTCATTGTGAATGGGATTCTTCTGGTAAAGGGAAGTCAACATTTTACAGCTAGAGGTATTTTCATGACCTCAGGAATTTTATCCTATTTCTCAGGAACTGCCAAAAATGTACACTTTAAGAAATGTGCCTTTCTGAATACATATTAGCACTACATTATGTCTTTATGTGAAGCTGGGAAACTTTAGGCATGCTACCTAAGTTCTCTAGGACTGTACCCTTATTTGTAACTTGGagataataaaagtataaatgtcATAGGATTATCATGAGAATAAAATACTGGATATAAAATGATTAGTACAATACCTGGCATATAGGAAGCATTTAATAAAGGTTAGccattatgaatattttctgttcatttagaatgtaagctccaggaAGATGAAGAGTTTTATCTTGTCTTATTTACTGTTAAATCCCCACCTCTACAACAGTATCTGGTACAAATCAGACTCTCTCAATTAATGTTGAATGaatcaatttagaaaaaatgagCCCCTGATAAACTTCCGTAACACTGCTACTACGGGAAGcttaagttttccatttttaaccaGGGAAGAAGTCAATGAAAATCATTCTAATGCACATGAACTATACAGACTTTAACCTTTAAGTTTATTCTACACAAAAATGGCCGTTAAATGAGATGGCTTTGATTTTGTTTCAATCTCTTATAAAAATTTCttgtaaaaaccatttttaaatattaaagttaaaGCTATTAATCAACTGCTGGTGTCAATAAAATAAACCACCTTTAGCCATATCTAAAAGATACAAGCTATTTTACATGCGGTAAGTACATTTTCCATTAAAACATAGTAAAAGGACCAGCATTACCAGCTATAGCAATATGGTGTAACTTCCATATctacatatacagaaaaaaaaaaaaaaggaaatccaatttccattttaatttggaAACAGACAGGAGTAAAAGGCAGATAAAAAACATGCTAAAGGCAACTTCCATCTTCAGTTACTAGAACGTATGATGATGGTGTGCGTCAAAGAGTTCACTAATAATCTAATGAAACCTGTCCTGCCCTACTCCTTTTACAAATGCACTGTAATGGTCACGTGAACAGCCTGGCCGTTGGGTGcagccatgtgactaagttctcaTCAGTGGAGTAGGAGTGAAAGTGATAGATCTCACTTTCGGACTGGTGCCTGGACCTCTTTCTGGAACCTAGACCCGCCAGCTAGAACCTAGATGTGGTTGCGACTTAGCTGGATCATGTACACAATATCCTGGAGCAGCAACGTCCAATGAAACttttaatatgcaaatatgaaaatatgcagCAGTGGAAATTTCTACGTCTGTCCTGTCCAATACAGAAGTCACTAACCATATGTGACTACCGAGCACTTCAATGTGGCTAACAGGAGTGAAaagctgaattttaaatgttatttaattttacttaagttTAAATGGTCACATAGGACTAGTAGCTCCTGTACTGGATGGTACAGTGATAGAACTACTCTGCTGGCTGGGTTCCAAGAGGATTCATGGAGTAAAGCTTGCCTATCTCCCCTGGACTGTTAACAGGAAAAGAAACTTGTATCTCACTGAGCCGTTgcatttttgagttttttaatcGTCTTTGCTCTAATACAATAATCTTAATATgtgaaatgacttaaaaaaaaaaaaaaaagtgaaactacCAATAATGAATACCTCTGGGGAAGGAAGTAGAACTGGTAAGAGGTACATTGAGTTGGCTTTACTTTTAATTCTATACACTTCTGtttagtttgaaatttttttcactttattttttataagaactTTTTATGACTTAGTGTTTGTTCGGTAACatgacaaacacaaaaataataaaaccaacaatAAAGACATGTTTTCTCAATCTTTCTGTATTGCTCTGTAGAAAATTTTAGAAGCGAAGTTTAGTTACATTACTTTAAAAGAAGTAGTGTGTGCATTctaagattaaaaagaattatgctgGTAATTAACTTCATTGTATACTATCTCACATACATGAGCTCCCCAAGGGCAATCTGTGTGTGTAAAGGGTCTTTGTATTCAACCCCTGTCCTATACTGCCTAACTAGGCTGCTTTGCACATGATGGGTAAATACTATCTGAATGAGTACCACATTGAAactggaaaacattaaaaacaaaagtactgTCCAAGATCCAGTAAGTTCATGTCTGCCACTGCTCTAATTAAACCTGTTCCTAATGGAAAGGAGTCCACAGTACCTCTGGTATCTGTCCCACTTCTCAAGTCAGGCTGAGATGCTCTTTGTTCCTTGACTCCATCTAATCGCTGCTGTAGTTCTTCTGATGTTATTTCtcctaaaaacaataaaaaattgcTCAGTGAAACTAAATACCTTAAATGATTGTTTTAGGAGAGCTCGTGAAGGGTAAGACTAATAATCTTTAGCGATCTGCAGAAGACATTCTATTATTTTCATGGTCTGTTACATTGATagacagttaaaaatatttaattgatgCAAGTATACATCATTTTGgttgtgttttattaaaataaaaatagggtttAATTtgaatactcttttaaaaatcctCTCAGTTGATACACTTAGGAATCTAGAAACCCTAATTCGTAGATTTGTATTagagttaaaagaaatttaaaaggaagtaTTTCTAGGAAAAACTCTGAATCTTTATCTGCTTGAATGTTACCTCAACAGGTCATTATATCAGTCATCAATATACAGTGCGCAAATAtgcaatatacaaatatatcctGGGCAAACATACAAGTTTCAATTAgttcatttctgaaataaatttgtaaaaaactTATGGAACACACTAGACTTTTGAAGCATTATTAATTcagctaagtaaataaataaattataacacctcaaattagttttgtttttttttaaatgttcatttatttttgagagagagacagagaccaagcgggggaggggcagagagagagggagacacagaatcggaagcaggctccaggttctgagcggtcagcacagagcccgacgcggggcttgaactcatgtaccacgagatcgttacctgagccaaagttggacactcaaccaactgtgccacccaggcgccccagaactgggttttaaaaaatatctaatttaCAACTATTACTTAAAAGAGAAACAGGGCCGTATATGTAAAAAATTGACACTATTATGTACATTTGTGAGCTCCATGTCTAAGATTCatacttatcaaaaagagaagtaagccagtgattttctattttgtcataTTACATGGGTCTTAAATTCACAAAAATAGTGCCTTATAttttgggagagggaagaaggggggggAAAAACCCTCCTTATTTTGAAACTCCTccttactataataaaaaaaggtGTGTCCTCTTTTACCCATATCTTACCAGGGGTGCCTAGAAGATTGTGGTCTCTCATTAGCCTGTAATCTTCATCATTGAGTTCGTTAATAAACTGATAATAGGCTTCTTCTCTGTGGAGGCGCTCTTGCTGCCATCTTCTCTCACTTTCACGACGATCATGGGCTCGAGATGAGGCTTCTTCACTACCATCGTCCGATCTCGATCTAGACGGATTCATACTGAGATTCCCGGCTTTCTGTTCAAACAAGATGTACAAGATCCAGGCTGTTAGTCATGGACCACACAGAGCTTCGTGTTTTTGACTTACGGTCTCTGTACTTTCAGTTTAAATTTCATCCTCTGCTCATATATTCCATATGCCAAATCTTGCAGTGAAGAACTCACACATGAAACGAAAAGCAGCTTCTAGGAGACAGAACACAACTGGACCTACTTCTTTGCTTAAAGCCACTACTTAAAGCAGACTGGATTTGGTTTTACCACGCATTTCTCATAGCTGAATACCAAAGTGCTCCtctcatttttctgtctccttcactctctgatAAAGTTGATCTAAAACCCTCACTGACAGTTCGAATATCTGGGTACTTCAGGTTAGCATACAAAATACAAGCTGAATTATGCACTTTATGCAtgattttaaatggttttttacTTCATAAGCACAGAGCTATTGGGAGGCTATCGTCTACATTTATTTCCAGCAAAGGTATTCTCCCCCAAATAAAACTCACATATGTAATATTACCCTCCGTTGCACTTTCTTAGGTAAAAATAATTTGGCCTACTGTATCTACTGAACAGACTTGGCAGCTGGTCTCTTAAACCTAACGGGAAATGCCACACGCTTGCTCGGAGGACTGTGAATGTGTATAAGGGCACCCTGTGCCTCCCCCACAGCAAACCTCATCCTCAGGCCTGGTTAGTCCCAGAGGTTTCTGAGTGCCCGTGAAACTTCCTGACCTTGCCTAGGcaaaccctattttttttttttattatactcaAGTGTCATTCCTTAGAGGCTTACTTTTGCACAGAAAAGAAACCAGTGAGGAAAATTACTTGTTTCACAAGTATCTTAGAATTTCTTACACGCATCTATTTAGCAAGTCAACGGCTCTCACCTGGGAAGGCACATCAAACTCACTTGaggaaattcttaaaaataaagatgccctaggggcgcctgggtggctcagtcggttaagcgaccgacttcaactcaggtcatgacctcatggtccgtgagttcgagccccgcgtcaggctctgtgctaacagctcagagcctggagcctgtttcaattctgtgtctccctctctctgaccctccccggttcatgctctgtctctctctgtgtcaaaaataaataaacgttaaaaaaaaataaaaattaaaattaaaaaaaaaaaaaataaagatgcccTAGATCTCATCTCGAAGCCCAGATCAGAAGTTTCCAAGGTAGGGCCCAGGTCTACCTTTAAAAGCTAATTTGGGCGTgctgtggaaggaaagaaactatTCCTTGACAATTTCTAGATGTCAATAAAGGGTGTGTGTGATTACAGCACATGACATAATGGAGGCTGGAGGATCAAATAACTAGGTGACCAGAGAAGCAACGGCCGCGCCTCTGACTCAGTGTTTAATAAGCAAACTACTTTAAATACAAAGTAAATTAGTCTACAAGTCTGAACTACGTGTGAGTAAGCAAGTATCCAGTTTCATGTACATGCTAACATTAAGTTCCAAATTTGGGGATTTTATTACAGTGACTgttatgtcctttttttaaaagaaagatcgAATGACACTACCCAATCAAAAGCAAATTAACGTTACTAAAAACCCaaggtttgtttccattttcagaatAATCAGGACAAGGCCATCATTAGCAAAGAGCACGTGCGCTAGGGAGAGCAGTAATAAAATttttgtaccaaacatttaaaaattttgaaacccATCATAAAAACCAAGCTACCCTGATAATCACTCAAAACTTTAAGagcttctcggggcgcctgggtggcgcagtcggttaagcctccgacttcagccaggtcacgatctcgcggtccgtgagttcgagccccgcgtcgggctctgggctgatggctcggagcctggagcctgtttccgattctgtgtctccctctctctctgcccctcccccgttcatgctctgtctctctctctgtcccaaaaataaataaaaaacgttgaaaaaaaacccaaaaaacaaaactttaagaaCTGCTTCTCGCAGGTAATTTTCTTGTACGATTAACCGCAACTAAACAAAGCGAAtaccttattttcctttcaacaTGCTTTCAATGCACGCAGTGCTGTCCATCCTTCCATTGCTTGTGCTTTTTTGGAGCGCTGCCCATCTGGAGCAATAGGAGAGAATTgaatcattcaataaatggtcTCTTTGAAGGACGGGAATGGCTAACAAAGTCAAAGCTCTGCTGCAAAGTCAAAGCAAAACCTTCAGTGGATCCTTAGACGCTCGCCTAGAAAATCAGATCCCCCAAACAATTAGGTCATTAAAACCCCCCGCTAGGCCCTTGTCTCTCCCGCAACAGAAACTAGGCCTTCCCTCCTACACGGCCACAGCTCCTGGGATCACAACTCCCCTCTCAAAggccttccttcccaccctgctCCCATTCAGATGTTACCAGGGTCAGGTGTCTTCAGTTTACTTCTGAGCCTTCACTTTCTTGCCACCCCCCGCCCTCCGTCCCGCTACTGGTTCCTTTCCTGGCCGTTGCGACGCAAGCTCGCGCCGGGGTACGGTTCGCAGTACAGTAAACAAACTGGGCTCAGGGGCCCAACCAACCTCTTCCCCACCGAGCCTCAAGGAACGCTTCCCTTAGCGACCTGGATTCCCACAGGGAGGCAGGTAACAGACGTTGCATCTGAGCCAATCACCAGTTAGGGGAGGGCATTGAGAGAGCAGTTAACCAATCGGAGGAGAGACGGGGGCCAAGGGGGGCTTGCTTTCCTGAGCGTCTCCCGGAAGTAGTGGCCGACCCGGAGCCTTTCCCCGAGCTCACCTCGCCAGAAGCTGGGCAGTCCTCCTGCCCTGAGGAAAGTTCGCGGCGGGCGGCGCTCCTCTCGGGTCCTGGAAGGTTGTGACCGACGGGCGTGGGCGAGAGGGGCCTGTCTCCGGAGGCCGCTGCGCCCTCTAATCGTCTACTGAAGGGAGAAGTCGGAAGCCCGTGCAGCAGCTCGGGGTCGTCCAGATGACGGGGAGGCTCTAGAGGAGGGACACAGGCCCTGGCCCTTCTTTCCCCGCTGCCAGGTCCCTCCTCGGACACGCGCAGACGCTGCCCCGCCGGCTGGACGCTCGCTGGTGCGACTGGAAATTGTGTCCGGCGGGATCTAGGATGCTAGCGTTCCGCGCGTTCCGCCCCGTCAGGGCTCGCGGCCGGGACTGGTTGTCCCAGGGCCTCCTTCTAGAGTCCAAGTACTGGGCCGCTCAGCGCTCCTGCAGCCTTATAGTCCCAGGGACACATCCTGATTTCCACCCTTGGGAAGTAGTAGCACCTACTCTGCGCCCTGTTGTGGCTCGTTTAAGGAGCCTGGCTACAGATTGCAACCCAGCAGTCTGTTCTTGTCCCTTTACTGCCCCGGTAGCACGTAACTAATCAGCCAGGCTCT contains the following coding sequences:
- the RNF6 gene encoding E3 ubiquitin-protein ligase RNF6 isoform X3; amino-acid sequence: MNPSRSRSDDGSEEASSRAHDRRESERRWQQERLHREEAYYQFINELNDEDYRLMRDHNLLGTPGEITSEELQQRLDGVKEQRASQPDLRSGTDTRDSEVPRESSNEDSLLEWLNTFRRTGNATRSGQNGNQTWRALSDSGPPFPAGYWPEAALSPLPHGLPNMATCFMKACRLRSLVK
- the RNF6 gene encoding E3 ubiquitin-protein ligase RNF6 isoform X1, yielding MNPSRSRSDDGSEEASSRAHDRRESERRWQQERLHREEAYYQFINELNDEDYRLMRDHNLLGTPGEITSEELQQRLDGVKEQRASQPDLRSGTDTRDSEVPRESSNEDSLLEWLNTFRRTGNATRSGQNGNQTWRAVSRTNPNSGEFRFSLEIHINHENREIEIHGEDQTGIPLSDFSRDRTTNRQQRSASPVARRTRSQTSMNHSGSSSNIPRTRLGSRGQNSAEGSFSTLGRLRNGIGGAVGIPRTRAPRADFGSHANQLGGSELRQREGQRFGAAHVWENGARTNVTVRNTNQRLEPIRLRSAFSSRSRSPIQRQSGTVYRNSQRESRPLQQNVRRSVRRRGITRVFLEQDRERRGTAYAPFSNSRLVSRITVEEGEESSRSSTATRRHPTITLDLQVRRIRPGENRDRDSIASRTRSRVGLAENTVTIESNSGGFRRTISRLERSGVQTYVSTITVPLRRISENELVEPSSVALRSILRQIMTGFGELSSLMEAESESEVPRHGQHLPERHSDPSTVGAVNDISQHSEGSSQNRRAREDSSEMRGENETPWPPARNSDSRGGRQSRNSNNLVETGTLPILRLAHFFLLNEGDDEDHIRGLTKEQIDNLSTRNYEHSSIDSDLGKICSVCISDYVTGNKLRQLPCMHEFHIHCIDRWLSENCTCPICRQPVLGSSIANNG
- the RNF6 gene encoding E3 ubiquitin-protein ligase RNF6 isoform X2, which gives rise to MNPSRSRSDDGSEEASSRAHDRRESERRWQQERLHREEAYYQFINELNDEDYRLMRDHNLLGTPGEITSEELQQRLDGVKEQRASQPDLRSGTDTRDSEVPRESSNEDSLLEWLNTFRRTGNATRSGQNGNQTWRALSDSGPPFPAGYWPEAALSPLPHGLPNMATCFMKACRLRRIFAGSMRRCQRCAIPLPLNS